In Triticum aestivum cultivar Chinese Spring chromosome 5B, IWGSC CS RefSeq v2.1, whole genome shotgun sequence, the following proteins share a genomic window:
- the LOC123115557 gene encoding importin subunit beta-1, producing the protein MDNITSILKDAQDPDNNIRLAAEGKLMQLQERNRPNFLLSLSAELSSEASPPECRYLAGIILRNSVEGKYSEDNSLLIEQWNNLDPCIKSQIKESLLITLGSSAPQARHASSQVIGRLAYIETPSERWQDLIGRLLRNMAQQGASPTLKQATLEALEYVFEEENLRFDKDTINGVLDAVIRAMNHQAGKSSQVRLAAVKALRNVLTFANFANDDDCRNRIMAAICDAAKHDEAAEIKHAAFVCLTAIASNYIMELEPYMETTLSRTTEALGLEGGAETVALECIEFWSTICGKVIELRERKKRFAHAFASADCHFTEKPLCSLVPLLLQTLSLHQERDVDELNIFMSAVACLGLVARTIGDAVVPLAMQFVEGNIKMADWRSRKTAISVLGVMLEGPSIEKLAPVVGLLMDGMEDPHMEVRGTAACTLGRVFELRHSPALDKRFFTNEDFPRIMAALSKGGKDVPEVSKEVCGAIYFLARGYNVAISSEVDHSKKQISSELSPFLGGVIGALLSASELDKKTPFGLPASVSAYGALIEVVRVSNIRDLNAVLAIMVLMPRIMRRLNTALDAKAISSHDKTNKHDLQALLCDVLHAIIEKLGNSLHSDKVRESAPFMLLQFCRVLTCDCSTARDKAALTIGALARAVGPKFLDFMPIFVQYYSVKLFSPIYLEAIGTIFHALGDEILPCCDHMMDVLYEGLSQPELKPRIFACFGEIDLAIGKIFEERYLKAVRKELKEAANPRYYDEDKVDYGSQLRQGICKAYSGILRGIKDRKSGLKVAADLVEFIEAVSEDKSRGTMVTYAAVDVLDQFGFTAESWKKGLVSELWR; encoded by the coding sequence GATCCGGATAACAACATAAGGCTAGCAGCAGAAGGCAAACTCATGCAGCTCCAAGAGCGTAATCGTCCCAACTTCCTCCTGTCCTTATCAGCAGAGCTCTCGAGTGAGGCAAGTCCACCTGAGTGCAGATACCTTGCTGGCATTATCCTGAGGAACTCTGTGGAAGGAAAGTATTCTGAAGATAACAGCCTCCTCATCGAACAATGGAACAACCTGGATCCCTGTATCAAATCCCAGATTAAGGAGTCATTGCTGATAACACTAGGATCTTCGGCTCCTCAGGCGAGGCATGCCTCATCACAGGTTATTGGCAGGCTTGCATATATTGAGACACCCTCCGAGAGATGGCAAGATCTCATTGGCAGATTACTGCGCAACATGGCCCAGCAGGGTGCATCTCCTACACTAAAGCAAGCAACTCTAGAGGCGCTGGAGTATGTGTTTGAGGAGGAAAACTTGAGGTTCGACAAGGACACAATTAATGGTGTTCTGGATGCCGTCATCCGGGCAATGAACCACCAGGCAGGGAAAAGTTCTCAAGTCCGGCTTGCAGCGGTCAAAGCTCTACGGAATGTTCTTACGTTTGCTAACTTCGCAAATGATGATGATTGCAGAAATCGTATAATGGCTGCAATCTGTGATGCAGCTAAACACGATGAAGCAGCGGAGATCAAGCATGCAGCATTCGTCTGCCTTACTGCAATCGCATCCAATTATATTATGGAGTTAGAACCTTACATGGAAACCACACTCAGCCGTACAACTGAAGCTTTGGGCTTGGAAGGAGGTGCGGAAACAGTTGCACTTGAATGTATCGAGTTCTGGAGTACTATTTGTGGAAAAGTGATTGAACTCAGAGAACGAAAAAAGCGTTTTGCTCATGCTTTCGCGAGCGCGGATTGTCACTTTACTGAGAAGCCCCTCTGTTCGCTTGTTCCACTTCTGCTACAAACTCTGTCGTTACACCAAGAAAGAGATGTTGATGAACTGAACATCTTCATGAGTGCTGTGGCATGCCTAGGCCTCGTCGCTAGAACTATCGGGGATGCAGTTGTCCCACTTGCAATGCAGTTTGTCGAGGGTAACATCAAAATGGCAGATTGGCGTAGTCGCAAGACAGCTATTTCTGTACTAGGCGTTATGCTTGAAGGGCCCTCTATTGAGAAACTCGCTCCCGTGGTCGGTTTGTTGATGGACGGGATGGAAGACCCACACATGGAGGTAAGAGGCACCGCTGCATGCACTCTGGGGCGGGTGTTTGAGCTTCGGCATTCTCCAGCTCTTGATAAAAGATTTTTCACAAATGAAGACTTTCCTCGCATCATGGCTGCGTTGTCGAAGGGTGGTAAAGATGTTCCAGAAGTGTCCAAGGAAGTCTGTGGAGCTATATATTTTCTTGCCCGAGGTTATAATGTGGCAATCTCATCTGAGGTGGACCATTCAAAAAAGCAAATCTCATCTGAGCTTTCACCTTTTCTTGGTGGTGTTATTGGTGCTCTCCTTTCTGCTTCAGAACTTGATAAGAAGACCCCTTTCGGGCTTCCAGCATCTGTGTCTGCTTATGGCGCATTGATTGAGGTTGTGAGAGTAAGCAACATAAGGGATTTGAATGCTGTACTAGCTATTATGGTTTTAATGCCTCGTATCATGAGAAGATTAAACACCGCGCTTGATGCCAAAGCAATTTCATCACATGACAAGACTAACAAGCATGATCTTCAGGCGTTGCTGTGTGACGTACTGCACGCCATAATCGAAAAACTGGGCAATTCACTTCACTCGGACAAGGTTAGGGAGTCTGCTCCGTTTATGCTGCTTCAGTTTTGCCGTGTCCTGACCTGCGACTGCTCTACTGCACGTGATAAAGCAGCGCTCACCATTGGTGCTCTCGCTCGTGCTGTCGGTCCAAAGTTTCTGGATTTCATGCCAATATTTGTGCAGTATTACAGTGTGAAGCTATTCTCCCCAATCTATTTAGAGGCGATTGGCACTATCTTTCATGCCTTGGGAGATGAAATCCTGCCATGCTGTGATCATATGATGGATGTTCTCTACGAAGGTCTCTCACAACCCGAGCTTAAACCTCGGATTTTTGCATGCTTTGGAGAGATTGATCTTGCTATCGGCAAGATTTTTGAGGAGAGGTACCTGAAGGCTGTTAGGAAAGAGCTGAAAGAAGCTGCTAACCCAAGATATTATGATGAGGATAAGGTTGATTACGGTAGCCAGCTTAGACAGGGAATATGCAAGGCGTACTCTGGCATATTGAGGGGTATAAAAGACCGAAAATCTGGGTTGAAGGTAGCAGCGGATCTAGTTGAGTTCATTGAAGCTGTCTCCGAGGACAAGAGCAG